The DNA window GTCCACAGATCTGTCACTGAGGCACTACCTTTGCTCCTTATTTAGCCTGAAATGGTGCATGCTGGTACATTTTGAATTGTGTCTAAAAAGTAACGTtactaaatacttatttattgaagaaaaaaaatattaacatttgcaATTGTGAGAATATTCAACTAAACAGTTCCCTTGGTGTTACGCTCATTTGTTTTGAAGTCTCTCACAGAGACACAGACCTTGATAGCAGAAACACACTGATTATCAATCACTGTTTACACTGAATggaataaaatcagaatcattctttCGTTTTGGTGTTtgtgggttattttttttttttttttgtcaattaagATTTATTCAGGCTATTTGTTGGGTCaagcaaataaaaatatgaatattttagcGGTAATGTAACCAAAAAACCCATCTTCACCGCAAGACTTTTTAAGGACACGCGGACACCATGCATGTTGCATAGTGTATGCAAAATTTGTAATTGTAAATGGAGATGTAAAGATAATTTTAGTGAAGGGGGAATGCTGTATTGCCAAAACCAGAACTATCTGTTTTTTAGTTACGTACAGAAAACCAAACAGGGTTACGAATGGTCGTAGTAACCAAAGTACACGTCCATCCATGTCTATACATAAATACTGTCTAATTCAATGCATTAATGCAAAATCCTGTGACCTGCATTTATTACAGATGTTGTCAAAGACAAAAGACGTTACAGGAAGTGCCACTATTAATAACTAAAGCTCTCAGTCAGAATGGTTTTCAATGCAAAGTGAGATTTACTATAACTGAAACAACAACAcaatctgtgtgcatgtgtgcacaaCGGACATAGAAGTACAAAGAGCTCAAATTCTTGAAAAAAGCAATGCTCAAATGTATGAAATTTctgaaataattcataaaatcagTTGCACAAACTGCACATTTCACTTCAGTGCAAACTGCATGTAAACACACGGTGCAAAGGCAGATGAAAAGTTACAAATCTGAGCATGGGTGGTGTGGCCTAGCGGTTAAAGACCCTGCTGGTTACCAAAAGTTGTAGATTCAACCCTGCGATGAACTATCAAGAAACATATAAAGCTGTAATGTACTgcaaactgaaattatatttttaattaataattattaattagttgtaaaaatgtataagggTCTAGAAATCAGTAAGAACTTAGAGAAACTATTAAAGTTTAAATCCAGCAACTCTCACAAAGTGTGACTTGTACTGAAGTGATTACAAGCTGGCAATGCATTACATGACCAACATCATGAAGCCTCGCTTATGATAACTTACTGCACGATGCTCGTGTTTTATATTAGTTTGTGCTGACCTCATTCTATACCATTTCCATTAACACAACGTTATGTGCACCATAAAGCAGACACACTCACCAGCAGACAGTCTGTGTTGATCTCTGATCGGGGATCCTTCAGCATGGCATCGATCTTCTCGAAGCGAGCTGTCAAACTTTCTCCAGCAGACATGTTCATAACTGATCAGACTGATTTGATTCAGACGTGTGCGAGTTACGGGCTAAGATTAGCAAATTAACTCGCTAACTTCCTCTGCCCTCACTTAGCGAGGAGCACTAGTTTGAACAAAGCACCGTTTTGTGTCTTATTGCCTTAATATCACTCTCGTTGAATCGTGTGTAACACCGAGAGATGACAAAAAGCCACATTTTCGAAACAAACCATCAACAGGACGAGGAGTGGGATTAGTCCATGACAACTTGGCAAACACAAACAGCAGCGGCGACAGATTACACCGCGCTAAGCTAATTTAGCTTCGGGAGATATGAAGGGAAAGGGCTCTTTTAAAACATAAGCAATCCACGCGAAAAGAAGCGATAAAACAAATGCTGCAGAGTTAGCATGCGGTCGTGAGATGAAGTGAAGTTTCTCCAGGCCTCGGAGCATAAAAGCTCGCCAGGCCGAGCGAGTCTGACAGCTGCAGAGTGAGAAGTGGCGGAAAAACAAACTTCGCCTCACGAATTTCGATGAGTTAAAACAAGACCCTGGTTAAAACGATCCTTTACGAATCCCGCTGTGATAAATCTCTCTTAGTCCGCATGCCGGCTTTAACTTTTCCAACAAGTATGTAATCCACGATGCTCTGAGTATACGGTTAAATCGAGCTTTAACGATGCTCCTAgtcaaattttttaaaaattaaataaataaaaatacaaaaaaaatactggGTGCCCGATTTTCTCCCTCTGCCTGTCCAACATGTCCGCCTTCCTGTTGAAACACCCCAGAGTCAACTTCGAAACTGCAccaactgcgcatgcgcagagctctctctctctctctctctctctctctcaacgttAGAGACAGTCGTTTTAGCAGCAGCAGttagctatttaaaataatatatttaaaaaaaaatctaagctgaattttcagcatcattactccagtcttcagtgtcatgtgatctttagtaaatcattctaatttgctgttttaagaaaatattttatttttattattatcaatttatttatttttttaattctttgacATATAGAAACATTCAGCATTTGTTTGAttgtctgaaataaaaagcttttgtaacatcatgctctctaaactattattattatttattttaaaaacatatgggGGGGGGGtatggaaattaatacttttatttatcaaggatgTTTTAAATTTATCAagagtgatgataaagacatttataatgttacaattaaTATATCTTTCAGATAAATCCTATtcatctgaactttctattcatcaaagaaaaaataattattctcCGCTGTtcagtgcaataataataaatattttttgagcagcaaatcagcatattagaatgatttccaaaTGATTATGtgactggagtattgatgctaaaaaaatcagtttaagtAATAAATACACTTTAgtattaaaactgttattttaaatagtaaacatatttcaaaatgctACTGGTTTTGCTGTGGTTTGGATCAAATAATTGccggcttggtgagcagaagagacttctttaagaaacataaaaaatcttactgttcaaaaattcTTGACTGCAATATGTAATCATGTTTCATGTTCATATTGCTTggactaattaaaataattgaacTGTTTAATAACAaagtataataatacatatttaaattatatttaccaAGATTAACAAATACAAACCcatttccaaaaaagttgggacacttgtacaaattgtgagtaaaaaaggaatgtaatagtttacaaatctcataaacttagattttattcacaatacaatgtagataacatatcaaatgttgaaagtgagacattttgaattGTCAAGCCAAATATTGGctaattttggatttcatgagagctacacattcaaaaaaagttgggaaaggtagcaataagaggccggaaaagttaaatatacatataaggaacagctggaggaccattttgcaacttattaggtcaattgggaacatgattgggtataagaAGAGCCTCTCAGAgcggcagtgtctctcagaagtcaagatgggcagaggatcacgaATTCCTCTAATGCTGCGGTGAaatatagtggagcaatatcagaaagaaaATCAGAAATCTTcagcccttagacagcactgcatcacatacaggaatgatactgtaatggaaatcacaacatgggctcaagaatacttccagaaaacattgtcggtgaacacaatccaccgtgccattcaccgttgcttTTTGACTCTATAGGTCAAAGaataagccatatctaaacatgatccagaagcgcaggtgttttctctgggccaagactcatttaaaatggacagtggccaagtggaaaactgttctgtggtcagacaaatcaaaatttgaagttatttttggaaaactgggatgcaatgtcatctgaactaaagaggacaaggacaacccaagttgttctcagcgctcagttcagaagcctgcatctctgatggtatggggttgcatgagtgtgtgtggcatgggcagcttacacatctggaaaggtgagcaccatcaatgctgaaaggtatttccaagttctagaacaaacacatgctcccatccagacgtcgtctctttcaggcaAGACCTTGTattttccatcatgacaatgacagaccacatactgcatcaattacaacatcatgttTGCGTAGGAGGAGGATCctggtactgaaatggccagcctgcagtccagatctttcacacatagaaaacatttggtgcatcataaagagaaagatgcgacaaagaagacctgagacagttgagcaactagaagcttgTCTTAgtcaagaatgggacaacattcctattcctaaacttgagcaaatTCTCCTCAGTCTCCatacgtttgcagactgttataaaaagaagaggggatgccacacagtggtaaacatggccttgtcccaacttttttgagatgtgttgatgccatgaaattttaaatcagcTTATTTTTCcatgaaaattatacattttctcagtttaaacatttgataagtcatctatgttgtattctgaataaaatattgacatttgaaacttccacatcattctgtttttattcacaatttgtacagtgtcccaacttttttggaatctggtttgtacCATAAACAGTGCGTACTGTCATTAGCCTAGTGCATTTATGTGAAACTGATAATAATCCTTCATGTTTGTGTTGAACTTGAAGCATGGATAATGAATCTTAGCAAATCACCTTTtctaataatgtgctagttagcaaATTTCACAATGAATGCGGCTAAAGTTTACTGTCTCTCAGAGAGCGGCtctgaagagaggggcggggtcagcagagctcattaaaaTTTAAAGCAACATGCAATAAAACAGATTGCTGTAGACAGAGCTATTTTTGATAGGGTAAAAATGGTACAATGTACAGAAACAAGAACAGAACCAGCTGGGCATGAAAGTAACAGTTGTCTGCTTTCACGAATAGCTGGTTCAAATACAAACTGATTATATCTGTAAGCACACAAGCACCTGGAAGATGGCTGGGGCACTGGACCAGGCGAATGTAAGCATCAAATATTCTAAGTGCCAGGACGTCCCTATAGAGTTTTTAGGGCCTACTGTATGTCACAGTTACATCACAGTGCTAGCTGGAGGCAAGACAAAGCGAAAACTGGAGATGGCCAGCACAGATTTGGCTAGTTTATTGTGATGTTGTGTGCCAGAATCAACGTAATACATGctccaatttttattttaattttaatgcataCCTGCTGCCACCATCAGACAATAACTGAATACAGCTGTGGTTAATTAAACATGATAAAACAAACGGGCTGTACAGAACCGATCACCAAAAATGCTTGTGTTTGCAGCACACAATTATCAGAAAAGCATAAACAATGTAtagtcttttattgtttttgttgtcacGCATCTGAAGATTTCTTATGCATCTCTATTCCCTGTATGAAATAATATCTGTATGCATGTgtgaagtatatattttaaaataactatttggcCATTACATAATACATTCATCTTCCAATAATATATCATCACAAtgaatgtttaacttttttttaagtagctgTAAAAATAATTGGCTgttgaaatttaaatataaataaatcttaatgaCAAGATAGACACGGTTAGTTTGTCTTTACTTTACATGTTAGGTTTCTCTATAGATGTGAGTCACTCAGCCAGAAGTAATCCTGTCAGATCAGTCGGCCATTGTTTCACCACCAGCGCAGATGTAGACAAAAATGACCcctaagcgattgaggtgttctgttgttggatatTATAATGACCAcagcagtcatcatttacttcaTTACATCTAGGCCACAGAAGACGCAGGGGATTACAATTGTTTCTGAAAGGAATGCACACCTAAATGCGTCTATGTTCGCACAAATCCtttgtgatccagcttcacctatAGAATAAGTGAGTATAAGGTTTTTCAATTAATCTTGGCAAATTGCCTTTtctaataatgtgctagttagcaTGTTTCACAATGAATGCGGCTAAAGTTTACCATCTCTGAGAGAGCGGCtctgaagagaggggcggggtcagcagagctcattaacatttaaagcgACATGCAATAAAACAGATTGCTGTAGACAGAGCTATTTTTGACAGGCTAAAaatggtgttgttttacactaccattgagaaattttaaccaaactatgttgcATACTTTTAATTGAGACCCTGAAGAATCATATCAATGTGGGCATCAGATGAAACCTTTGAAGTTAAACTTTTCAAATAACCAGACAGTGGGTTACCTTACATTTGCAGGTACAATCATATTTTCTCCAGTCATTGTTAAAAAACAAGCTAACAAACTTCATAGCTAGCATGGTCTGaggaatctttctgcctccaccTAATCTCCGCCCACATGCCCTTGACAAGCACAGTAGAGATGGAAAACATTGGTGTGCTGTGTTGTTTGTCCTTCTTCAATGTCATGAAGCCTCTTTTCCAAACACAGATGTGTTTACGACCTTCATTATTTTGGTCCTAAAGACAGCATGGTGCCTTGTAACTCTACCACAGACAGAAGTGGAGATtgtttgatgcatttttatttgtaataaatacttCTCTGAGACCTGATACCACACCCACATTTTCTGTCTTGGTTTAGTCTGACacatttttaattgtagttttttaattataattaaacgtCCTGACCAGTGAGTTTAATGTTAAGTCCTAAGTAACTTAGATTTAAATCGCAGTTTAAAGTAATGGAGCAATTGTCAAGTCTTGGGTTTGAGCTAGGCCATGGGGGCCGAACACAGGCAAAGGTGGAGAACCCAGGTGCAATAACGAGCACAGTCATGAAGTGCATCTAAAAATGTCTCTTTAATATGTTGAGATTGGTTCCTCCCAGGATGATTAGGGTCAATGTCAAGAAACTCCCTGTTCAATTGAAACTCCCCTGGGCATGAAACTCCCCTGTTCCTtggctggtcatgtgctggtttgaACTGGTCCGACCAATTTAAGAACAGCACATGACAGGcaaatgaccagcataaaccagcaaaggacctgCTCAAACCAGCATAGGACCAGCTTAATCCAACaaaggaccagctcaaaccagcaaaggaccagctcaaaccagcaaatGATGAGCTCAAACCAGCAATGGACCAGCTCATTGGTTTCTCTGTAGAGTTCATTCTAGCTAACGACTTTGCTGAGGTAAATGAGATGATGTTCACATGTTGACACACTGATTTCATTCCATGTGATGGACTAGCCTCCTGTCCAGGGTTTGTATTATTGAAGGCAGCGACCACAGTAATACTGTAGATTTACAGCAGAAGTTTATGATGTGATTAATTAATAGCTCGACATTGTTTGGCTCTGAATTAGGCGCATAATGGTTATTGACTATCTCCCTCCAGTGGCTAAGCAGCATATTAAATGGCATTGATTGGTTGTTAAGTTGCCAAACCTTTGCCATTAGATGTTAACCAAGCAAAGTCAACATTATGTAATTAAACAAGGCCTTCATCGAGCAACGTATTGGaagctttattaatatttataacccAAGCCTTCGTCATAGTGGTTTCGCACTGAGTTGCTCTAGTCGTAGTAGTCGCTCGCCGAGCTCATCGATCGCGTCATCATGCAGTTGCAGCGTCATTGTGGGCTGCTGTTTGAATGAAGTTAGTAGACGCTCAAATCTTCCTCACCCCAACTTTAACCCAGCCTTTGGAGTGGAGCTGAATAGAGGACAAGTAGACCAAAAGATGCCCGTATTTACAGGTCTGTTTACAGTATGATTTTACATAAATCACAATTAGTCTTTAAACGAAAAGAGATGCTTGAGAGGAGGCAGCGTCGTTAGCATTAGACATTAGCTTCAGGCCTCAAGTGATAGTTTCTGTTTTAAATCAGGGGAAAGCTGAACAAGAAGCAGAAATCCCATAGCAAGCTTTGTGCCGTCAAATCAGTTTATTTAATCtggatgtttctgctgtgaaatATAATGGTCAGACATGATGCAGCATGTTATCATACCCGGCTAGGCGGCTCTGACTGTATTAAAAAACTAATGGCACTTTTCAATCAAAGTATTAATGAACAGACAGTATAttctatatttattcagtattgAGTATAGAACAGCTCGAAGGTTTTAAATTTGATGCATCGTGTCTTGTAGTGTCCAGCGTCCTACATTTATtagttaattttaatgtattttcagtgATAGATctattaaaactatatttatttctgtCCCTCTTTTTTTAGACCAAAGTCTAAGGCTCTTATGTGGTTAGTTTGTCTTTTGTATAGACTACATTGGCCAGTTGtgttaatagttcacccaaaaatgccaattttgtcattatttactcaccctaatttTATTCCATTACCTCCTTTCATGTTCTAAGATGATTTGCAGAATGATacaattacttatttttaaagaatGGGCAGAAATGTAGAAAATAGGAATAATTGTTTCCCAACGAAGCGGAAATAAGCCTAGCAATCTGATATGAAGGTGAGTGGAAGATTTCTGAATGGTTATTTTTTGGGCGAGCTGTcactttaaaagcaggtgatttCAAACGGTGGAATTTTGGGATTTGGATTTTTCCATATGTATGGACACTTTTCACATTTCAGCGTTTTCAGAAGCAAAATTCATCGGAaatgggtaaaaaataaaaataaataaagcacattttcagTTCTCCTTCAGACCTTGTATTGGAAACACTCTCCTCCTCCGCAGTGTTAACTAGTTAGTTAAAAGCCATCACAAGTTAATGGTTAATAACTGTGTTGATTGACTGTTGGTGAACAGGGTCCACGTGACACACCCAGCTCAGTTTATGCAGCACTGAACTGAGTTAATTCGATGTGGACCGCTAAACTGATCCGTCCTGTGGAGACAGGGATATGTGCTGATATGTGTTACTGAGTGATTTTGCTGTGTCACTGATGTGCCTTCTTGTTTTTGGAATATGATAGTGAATGTGAAATGGGGGAAGGAGAAGTTTGATGCGGTGGAGCTGAACACAGAGGAGCCGCCCATGTTGTTCAAAGCCCAGCTCTTCGCTCTCACCGGGGTTCAGCCGGAGAGACAGAAGGTCATGGTGAAAGGAGGAACGCTGAAGGTACTGGATGTGGGAGCATCAGAATTCGCCGTCCTCTGTTATTGCAGGTGTCTGACGTATTTTACTTTTGTGTTCACCAGGATGACGAGTGGGGCAACATCAAGttgaaaaatgtaagtacatGGCTAAATCTACTTACTGAAAGAACCTGAAAATTAAGTTTTGTCCTGTATTCAGAACTCAGCAGTTATTGGTTAAAAATTGCATGATAGGCTCCAAAAGGGTTTGCCTTTTTAGTTCTTAATATATGTACCTGTTCTCATAATGCACATTGACTATACTCACCCAACCTTGTTGTATTTGTACCatatacaaaattaatttaaaaccatTGTTGCTTTGGGAACGATTCACCATCTCATCTGGCCTCATTGATGAAAACTGGCAGGTTTTACACCCCTTCTACACCAGATGCAATCAATGCGATGCACCACATCACATTAAAAGTAAATGGATCCCTTTATAATTAATTTGTCAACTGTAAACTGATGACCTACTCTATTTCAGACATAGTCCACATGCTTGAAAGAATGGATTTGGTATATTTGCTGTGATGCATTTGATGCGTCCGGTGTGTAGACATGTTATTAGTGTTGCAGATATTATTTTCTAAGTATTTACGAGGAATAGCttccaaaaacagcaaaaatattgCTACCAGTAGTGGATGCTTCCCCCATTGAGAGATTCTGGATGATACAATATACCCAAACAAATGGAAAATAAAGAACACGATAACCCCAAATAACAAGGTCAACATATGGTCTCAgcaatacaattttttaaaacacttttattacAGTTAAAATGTCAGCATCCATTAAAACACTAACCATTTCCATCCCATTCATTGATTTGAGCGCCGTGTTCACTAGGTAGTGTGCATGCGATGAACATGTCCATCTGCGTTCACTACCAGTGCTTTGAAAGGCTCGCACACTGAACCATGAACTTGACCTGTCCTGATTTAAAAAAACCTCCTTTAAATACGTCAACAGCATTGCACATCATAACTATGAACCATACAATGTATTTCTGGCTTTGCTACAAAAATACCCATGCTACATATGGCTGCTTTTGTGCTCTATGGTCACATAtatgaaacccccccccccccatatataacatacatgaaatcaCCCAGTAAGTggtctatacaggtggagctggggaaggtggaggtttctgaactgctacagcaagcactagttgactatttgaatgttgagcagcgagctcattggctgctgatacaAAAATACCCAATCAGCTGTGACATGTGAATAATGATGTCATTAAGTTAGATTGAGTTTGACCCATTGggctgcgccatctagagtttcatgacagtaCTTGGGATTTCTGCTCAGTTTCATACTTTAATGCATCACACTATCAATTAACTGTGTGTTGCAAATGTTTTTACATGTTGATGCTAAATGTGAGTTTTCTTTAGCTAATGGGGTGTTTTGATTGATGTAGGGGATGACTCTTCTGATGATGGGCTCTGCTGAAGCCCTGCCCGAAGAGCCTGTAGTGCGACCCATGTTTGTGGAGGACATGACGGAGGAGCAGCTTGCATCTGCGGTGAGTTTGGATCAGAATGATCTGCAACTTTAATATTCTTGCAGAAGTCACAGTAATGAGTTTTAATCGCTGTGATCGATCTCTGTCACGTTCAGATGGAGTTGCCATGCGGATTGACAAACCTGGGCAACACATGCTACATGAACGCAACCGTGCAGTGTCTCCGCTCTGTGCCTGAGCTCAAAGACGCTCTCAGGAGGTACAGTTCAGTCATGTCTTTCATATACATTTTGGGTAATGCgtgattttgtttttgtgatgATGCTCTTCCGTCTGTAGGTACTCTGGTGCCTTGCGGTCTTCTGGAGCTAATGCACCGTCGCAATACATCACAGCAGGTGAAGAACCTTCATCGTATCTTAGTTTTGAGGTTACAAAATTTATATACAGACTTTTTATCAAGGTCTAAAGATTGGTTGGTCCTGAATGAATTCGGAAGAGTTAAGCTGGGTAGTCATATTGAATCGAAGTTTTGGTGGACATCATGTAGCACTTGTCTGATCAGGTGAATTCTTCACTTAGCTATGCGTGATTTGTACGAGTCCATGGATAAGACCTCGTCAAGTATTCCTCCCATCATCCTGCTGCAGTTCCTGCACTTGGCCTTCCCACAGTTTGCAGAAAAAGGAGACCAGGGCCAGTACCTCCAGCAGGTCAggacagaatatttttttatcacatattTTCACTGGAATACATTTAATCAGAATACTATCTGTTAAAAtggaaagtttaatttttttatcgttttatttacCCAGGATGCCAATGAGTGTTGGCTTCAGATTATGAGGGTCCTTCAGCAGAAATTAGAACCTGAAGAACCAGAAACCCCAATGGATGTGAGCTTATTTTGTTATGTATTAAATGTGCTGGCAAAAtgagcaaaaatgtgtttttatattttcacattctCCATTAAAATACCATCCAAATAATACATGTCTTGTTGGAATTggacaaaaaaaatgtgtgagcTACCTTCGTTTGAACTCTAGCGATATTCATTTGATTTGAgaaaaatagttacattttcGGAAGATTAAAGAGCAAAATCACGAAGCAACGTTGTGTATTTCCTCTCATACTTTCTTAATAATAACTTCTACATTATTAATTACTCTATAGCTATTTAAATttaatctttgttattaaaaataagaacaaagatgcAAATAAAAGTAGTTTAATCAAGAGCAGCGAGAGATTCCGTCTTGTCTTTTAAAGTATTTGATTAAGATTGAGACCTACTGTAATGCATCGATCAAATATAATGTCGCACATCCGATGTTTCCACAACCATGAACTAAACTATCATACAAGACATAATCGATTATGTCTTGGTGAGATTCACACAAACATATTTCGCAACAATTTAACTTATAAGATTGTGCGCTCTCTTAAGGCTTGTCTTATGCATATGCTCAAAACTCAAATTCGTTTGCCTCTTGTGTGCGTTCACACTCATTTTGCCAGACCGagtcatattttatataactatTTCATTACAGAAACACAAAGAATTGCTTTTGATGACATTAAATTCTTAATCatatttttctggaaaataaCTGTAGTAATTTTCTTCCATCTGCATGTTTCCGGTCGATCAACAGACTGGCAGTGATAGTGGAGCTGCTGCCGCCTCAAAAAAGAAGAATTTCATCGATCAGTATTTTGGTGTTGAATTTGAAACAACGTATCCTTTTTTGTGCAAATCAATTGCTTTCTATGTCAGTACAAATGCAAACGGCTGTAGAGTTAAACCCGAGATTTCTCCAGGTCCATGCATGTGAATGTGTAATATTTGAAGTTCCTTGACCTGCATGTGTCCAGTATGAAGTGCACTGAGTCAGAGGGAGAGGATCCGACTAAAGGCACAGAGAGCCAGCTGCAGCTGAGCTGCTTCATCAATCAGGAAGTCAAATATCTCGCCACTGGACTCCGATTGGTGAGTGGGACGTCCCATACAAACAGCTGGAAGTACCATCAGTGCTCACAGTCCCTCTTAATCTTTACCCTTTCCTTATTACATCTAGAGGCTACAGGAGGATATTACAAAGTTCTCCCCATCCTTACAAAGAAATGCCCTCTATATCAAATCGGTATGCTTTATCTTCTGACTTCTGGCATGTTCTGAGAAATGCTCGTTTGTTTAAGTGTTTCCTCCTCTGTGCAACGCTGAAATGAAGAGTCATTTGTTATGTTTCTGCATTCAAGTCCAAAATCAGCCGTCTCCCAGCATACCTCACGGTTCAGATGGTCCGGTTCTTTTACAAAGAGAAAGAGTCTGTGAATGCCAAAGTCCTCAAGGTAGGTCAGTTGCTCTGGAGTGAGACCGCATATAAAGCACGTCAACCAAAATATCtataaactgatttatttttcaatgttgTTGCGTTTAGGATGTCAAATTTCCTCTTATGCTGGACGTGTATGAGCTGTGCACTTCTGAACTGCAGGAGAAGATGGTTTCTGTGAGGTCAAAGTTCAAGGAGGTTGAAGACAAGAAACTAGAGATGCAGCAGCAGCTGAAAGCAAGTGCCCCGTGATGTCATCCTGAACGCTTCACGCATTTAGAGAAGCCGCCTG is part of the Carassius auratus strain Wakin chromosome 27, ASM336829v1, whole genome shotgun sequence genome and encodes:
- the LOC113046117 gene encoding ubiquitin carboxyl-terminal hydrolase 14-like; translated protein: MPVFTVNVKWGKEKFDAVELNTEEPPMLFKAQLFALTGVQPERQKVMVKGGTLKDDEWGNIKLKNGMTLLMMGSAEALPEEPVVRPMFVEDMTEEQLASAMELPCGLTNLGNTCYMNATVQCLRSVPELKDALRRYSGALRSSGANAPSQYITAAMRDLYESMDKTSSSIPPIILLQFLHLAFPQFAEKGDQGQYLQQDANECWLQIMRVLQQKLEPEEPETPMDTGSDSGAAAASKKKNFIDQYFGVEFETTMKCTESEGEDPTKGTESQLQLSCFINQEVKYLATGLRLRLQEDITKFSPSLQRNALYIKSSKISRLPAYLTVQMVRFFYKEKESVNAKVLKDVKFPLMLDVYELCTSELQEKMVSVRSKFKEVEDKKLEMQQQLKENQKVGAPKETKYEPFCFSDDLGSNNSGYYDLQAVLTHQGRSSSSGHYVGWVKRKEDEWVKFDDDKVSIVTPEDILKLSGGGDWHIAYVLLYGPRRLEILE